One window from the genome of Dermacentor silvarum isolate Dsil-2018 chromosome 7, BIME_Dsil_1.4, whole genome shotgun sequence encodes:
- the LOC119459074 gene encoding uncharacterized protein LOC119459074: MAPGLHEHNSQGWTRKARALNPFFAKEHIVRYTESKGALKHRGAGLRLFTSGHLQKLMFSTEDTAETIVKAQVLASMTTRTAYSVGVKLLKCDGEVVSGNCSCVAGKGGVCKHVCCVLYGLMHIAQHDLTEVPDAVACTEGERQWYNPRDPKKVAEQFEQIVFSKDTTERISEAPRHHKKRAAYSSLRSEDQKLSTVSLINLHGKLKDSKLDCFADVLEANDFLPAKQRKVESPDPEDVSRLPVRWLERAKQGNALLPYTEEEVAAVEAATRPQSACLLWHRYREGVITASIAHRVHTWVRTCQTKMGPHDARPLTAAVMGAKKGRATFAMKRGLLCEPEARQAFRDQNDSHVELQVIETGLFLSRHHTFLGASPDGLVKCKCCPPRLLEIKVPLRVQDFARTQLHAGELKRSSRYYTQMQVQMGVTGLDTCVLFVYSKEECLQSVVPFEKSFFDEFVKRCEFFTTMYLLPHIASNC, encoded by the coding sequence GTACACTGAAAGCAAAGGCGCTCTAAAACATCGAGGTGCTGGCCTACGGCTCTTTACATCAGGCCACCTACAGAAGTTGATGTTCTCAACCGAAGATACAGCAGAGACCATTGTGAAGGCACAAGTGCTAGCATCTATGACAACACGGACAGCATACAGCGTTGGGGTGAAGTTGCTAAAGTGCGATGGAGAAGTTGTCAGTGGCAACTGCTCATGTGTTGCTGGGAAAGGTGGAGTGTGTAAACACGTTTGCTGTGTTCTGTACGGGCTGATGCACATTGCACAGCACGATCTCACTGAGGTACCAGATGCCGTGGCATGCACTGAAGGCGAGCGGCAGTGGTACAATCCACGGGATCCAAAGAAAGTCGCTGAACAATTTGAACAGATTGTTTTCTCTAAAGACACCACTGAAAGGATTAGCGAGGCACCAAGGCATCACAAAAAACGAGCAGCGTACTCGTCACTGAGAAGTGAAGACCAAAAACTGTCCACAGTGAGCCTCATAAACTTGCATGGCAAGCTGAAAGATTCAAAGCTGGATTGCTTCGCGGATGTGCTTGAAGCAAATGACTTCTTGCCAGCAAAACAAAGAAAAGTTGAGAGCCCAGATCCCGAAGATGTGTCTCGACTGCCTGTAAGGTGGCTGGAGCGAGCAAAGCAGGGGAATGCTTTGCTGCCATATACAGAGGAAGAAGTTGCAGCCGTAGAGGCGGCCACACGACCTCAAAGTGCTTGCCTTCTTTGGCATAGATATAGGGAGGGTGTCATCACCGCGTCGATAGCACATAGAGTACACACTTGGGTTAGGACATGCCAAACCAAAATGGGGCCACATGATGCCCGACCTCTCACTGCGGCAGTGATGGGAGCAAAAAAAGGCAGGGCAACATTTGCCATGAAGAGGGGTCTATTGTGTGAGCCCGAAGCCAGACAAGCGTTTCGAGACCAAAATGACAGCCACGTGGAACTGCAAGTAATTGAGACTGGCCTCTTCCTCTCTCGTCATCACACTTTTCTAGGCGCAAGCCCAGATGGTCTTGTAAAGTGCAAATGCTGTCCGCCGCGGCTACTTGAAATCAAAGTTCCCCTCAGAGTTCAAGATTTTGCCAGAACGCAGTTGCATGCTGGGGAACTCAAAAGGAGCAGCAGGTATTACACTCAGATGCAAGTGCAGATGGGTGTGACTGGCCTGGACACCTGTGTGCTGTTTGTATACAGCAAGGAAGAGTGCTTGCAAAGTGTCGTGCCCTTTGAGAAGAGTTTTTTTGACGAGTTTGTGAAACGTTGCGAATTTTTCACCACCATGTACTTGCTGCCCCACATTGCGAGCAACTGTTGA
- the LOC119458352 gene encoding uncharacterized protein LOC119458352, which produces MLVLVVIRPLQPPAVPVRRTIFGNFWLVWSYRAMGGFTCCVPGCYNNSTRDKGFGFYVFPKERKLRETWIQRINRAGRNGRFSKFTPTTGHRVCSAHFEGGKKTYMNRVPTIFPLRQQKVEKRRPLRRTKPEVVRSSTVPPGSEQEVSAIASSDSDDPLQQEVHLHLDHAYSSQQLSYDELVEQVAKQKHIITELLEQAEAANATVAELNNLLKRSQQDHAETKKLCDRLQQKNRCLRLQLSAMQEKVRRCKTEAAQNMDITYEALVKDEKKLRYYTGFTSSKRLDTFWSLLEPDAKRLCFWQMKETASEDRNFILPLKTQLVLVLMRLKLGLDGLDLAYRFGVSKTTVSRIWVTWLDFLDNRLCQVPTWMSPQLCDKYRPKAFIDKGYTTVDGILDCTEIFIETPSSFRVQSETYSSYKKHNTAKGLVVCSPNGFVMFVSDLAPGRLSDKALTKACGVLEKFSPGRSVMADRGFTIEEECKQHSLHLNIPPFLEGRPQLSEADETETRLIASVRIHVERVIRKIKTYKILSQVFPNSMSGQLNKVWHICALLTNFVGEPLL; this is translated from the exons atgctggtacttgtagtcatccggccgctccagccgcccgcaGTGCCTGTACGTCggacgatttttggcaatttttggtTAGTGTGGAGCTATCGTGCCATGGGAGGattcacctgctgcgttcctgggtgctacaacaacagcacaagggacaaaggcttcggattctacgtgtttcctaaagagcgaaagctacgagagacgtggatccaacggattaacaGGGCCGGACGGAACGGcag GTTCTCGAAGTTTACTCCAACCACAGGACATAGAGTTTGCAGTGCCCACTTCGAAGGAGGGAAAAAGACTTACATGAACCGTGTGCCCACAATATTCCCTTTGAGACAGCAAAAGGTGGAGAAGAGGCGACCGTTGAGAAGAACAAAG CCTGAAGTTGTCAGGAGCTCAACTGTGCCACCTGGATCTGAGCAAGAGGTCTCTGCCATCGCTAGCAGTGACAGCGATGATCCTTTGCAGCAGGAAGTGCATCTACACCTGGACCATGCATACAGCAGCCAACAGTTAAGTTATGATGAGCTTGTCGAGCAAGTTGCTAAACAAAAGCACATCATAACTGAACTCCTGGAGCAAGCTGAAGCAGCAAATGCGACAGTGGCAGAGCTTAACAACCTGCTTAAACGAAGTCAGCAGGACCACGCCGAAACAAAAAAGCTGTGTGACCGTCTTCAGCAGAAGAACAGGTGCTTAAGACTTCAGTTATCAGCAATGCAGGAAAAAGTTAGACGTTGCAAGACTGAAGCTGCACAGAACATGGATATCACATATGAGGCCCTTGTAAAAGACGAGAAAAAGCTACGGTATTACACTGGCTTCACATCCAGCAAGCGCTTGGACACTTTTTGGTCCCTTCTAGAGCCAGATGCAAAAAGGCTGTGCTTCTGGCAGATGAAAGAAACGGCCAGTGAAGACAGAAACTTCATCCTGCCTTTGAAGACCCAGCTCGTGCTGGTCTTGATGAGACTGAAGCTTGGTCTTGATGGCCTTGACCTTGCATACAG GTTTGGTGTGTCTAAAACAACTGTTTCAAGGATCTGGGTAACATGGCTGGATTTTTTGGACAACAGGCTTTGTCAG GTCCCAACTTGGATGTCTCCGCAACTGTGCGACAAGTACCGGCCAAAAGCCTTCATTGACAAGGGCTACACTACCGTTGATGGCATCCTCGACTGTACAGAAATTTTCATTGAGACCCCTTCGTCATTCCGGGTGCAGAGTGAAACCTATTCCTCTTACAAAAAACATAATACCGCGAAAGGATTAGTTGTGTGCAGCCCAAATGGCTTTGTCATGTTTGTGTCCGATCTTGCTCCTGGAAGACTGTCCGACAAGGCCCTGACAAAGGCTTGCGGTGTGCTGGAAAAGTTCTCACCAGGGCGAAGTGTGATGGCTGATAGGGGGTTCACTATCGAAGAAGAGTGCAAGCAGCATTCACTGCATTTGAACATTCCGCCGTTCCTGGAAGGACGGCCTCAACTGTCCGAAGCAGATGAGACTGAGACAAGGCTCATTGCAAGTGTGCGCATACACGTGGAAAGGGTCATCCGGAAGATCAAGACCTACAAAATACTCTCCCAGGTGTTCCCAAACAGCATGTCTGGACAACTGAACAAAGTGTGGCACATTTGTGCACTCTTGACTAACTTTGTGGGTGAACCATTGTTGTGA